One Chromobacterium paludis genomic window carries:
- a CDS encoding maltoporin — translation MKSAAFLPLAALSLAAALPVTALADGAGLDFSGYLRSGVGSNQGGGGSQSCFQLPGAGAKYRLGNECETYAELALGKQVYADAETGARFRVDSRLAMSAKQWQDWEDSSSDKNGNSNSKFALREMFVTAENIGLGQAKVWAGKRFYDRQDVHINDFYFWDNSGPGAGIENIDVGVGKFAYAWRQNTVDSGNVSVDKLDHTLGVTGHDFRLSGIKVNPGGELTLGLDLRYAKKDSADTANQATNGVAFNVMHTQSGVLGGYNKLALQYMKGSIAGSYGYPNPNANSDDKKYRLVEQLQWQPAGSKFGGMAVAVWEKQTPAQGNGQTWISLGARPTYAFTKHLGAALEMGYDQVKPENGERRTLFKTTAAFLISPDQGFWSRPQLRLFATYAKWNQAAQLAAGADVNNPLSVVGHFGNQTHGVTIGAQAEAWW, via the coding sequence ATGAAATCAGCAGCATTCCTCCCTCTGGCCGCGCTGAGCCTCGCAGCGGCCTTGCCTGTGACCGCACTGGCCGATGGCGCCGGCCTGGACTTCAGCGGCTACCTGCGCAGCGGCGTGGGCAGCAATCAGGGCGGCGGCGGCTCCCAATCGTGCTTCCAGCTGCCCGGCGCAGGCGCCAAATACCGCCTGGGCAACGAGTGCGAAACCTACGCCGAACTGGCCCTGGGCAAGCAGGTATACGCCGACGCCGAAACCGGCGCGCGCTTCCGCGTGGACTCCCGCCTGGCCATGAGCGCCAAGCAGTGGCAAGACTGGGAAGACAGCAGCTCGGACAAGAACGGCAACTCCAACTCCAAGTTCGCCCTGCGCGAGATGTTCGTCACCGCCGAGAACATCGGCCTGGGCCAGGCCAAGGTGTGGGCAGGCAAGCGCTTCTACGACCGCCAGGACGTGCACATCAATGACTTCTATTTCTGGGACAACTCCGGTCCCGGCGCCGGCATCGAAAACATAGATGTCGGCGTGGGCAAGTTCGCCTATGCCTGGCGCCAGAACACCGTGGACAGCGGCAATGTCTCCGTGGACAAGCTGGACCACACCCTGGGCGTCACCGGCCACGACTTCCGCCTGTCCGGCATCAAGGTCAATCCGGGCGGCGAGCTGACCCTGGGCCTGGACCTGCGCTACGCCAAGAAAGACAGCGCCGACACCGCCAACCAGGCCACCAACGGCGTCGCCTTCAACGTGATGCACACGCAGAGCGGCGTGCTGGGCGGCTACAACAAGCTGGCCCTGCAATACATGAAGGGCAGCATCGCCGGCAGCTACGGCTACCCCAACCCCAACGCCAACAGCGACGACAAGAAGTACCGCCTGGTGGAACAGCTGCAATGGCAGCCTGCCGGCAGCAAGTTCGGCGGCATGGCCGTGGCGGTATGGGAGAAGCAGACGCCGGCCCAGGGCAATGGCCAAACCTGGATCTCCCTGGGCGCGCGCCCTACCTATGCCTTCACCAAGCATCTGGGCGCGGCGCTGGAAATGGGCTACGACCAGGTCAAGCCGGAGAATGGCGAGCGCCGCACCCTGTTCAAAACCACCGCGGCCTTCCTGATCTCGCCTGATCAAGGCTTCTGGAGCCGTCCGCAGCTGCGCTTGTTCGCCACGTACGCCAAGTGGAACCAGGCCGCGCAGCTGGCCGCCGGCGCCGACGTCAACAATCCGCTGTCGGTGGTCGGCCACTTCGGCAACCAGACTCACGGCGTGACCATAGGCGCCCAGGCCGAAGCCTGGTGGTAA
- a CDS encoding alpha-glucosidase family protein, protein MSKSAWWRGGVIYQIYPRSFVDSNGDGVGDLAGITGKLPYVASLGVDAIWISPFFKSPMKDFGYDVSDYRAVDPMFGDIEHFRHLVSEAHRLGLKVMIDQVLSHTSEQHAWFAESRASRDNARADWYVWSEAKPDGSPPNNWMSVFGGSAWQWDTRRRQYYLHNFLASQPDLNFHHPEVQDAMLDEVRFWLELGVDGLRFDACNFHFHDTQLRDNPPAQIRDNATVTADNPYGYQAHRYDKSQPQNLDFLKRLRSLLNEYDAVALGEIGDDDSLARMAEYTAGNDKLHMAYSFNLLTPAFSADYIRRQVRELEAQIGSGWACWTTGNHDAIRMPTRWGRNAGHPRFAPCILAMLLSLRGSACLYQGEELALPEAELSFEQLQDPYGIAMWPEFKGRDGCRTPMPWRHDLADGGFGSETPWLPMPDAHRRLAVDVQDADPDSCLAFYRRFIAWRRGQPALKDGDIRFLDDDAQVLAFTRDDTTLCVFNLSPEPRGYTLPAEAEELAGCPLTGARRDGRELTLEGWGGWMGQLA, encoded by the coding sequence ATGAGCAAAAGCGCTTGGTGGCGCGGCGGCGTGATTTACCAGATTTATCCACGCAGCTTCGTCGACAGCAATGGCGACGGCGTCGGCGACCTGGCCGGCATCACCGGCAAACTGCCCTATGTGGCCAGCCTGGGCGTGGACGCCATCTGGATCAGCCCGTTTTTCAAGTCGCCGATGAAGGACTTCGGCTACGACGTGTCGGACTATCGCGCCGTGGACCCGATGTTCGGCGATATCGAACACTTCCGCCATCTGGTGAGCGAAGCCCATCGCCTGGGCCTGAAAGTGATGATAGACCAGGTGCTGTCCCACACCTCCGAACAGCACGCCTGGTTCGCGGAAAGCCGCGCCAGCCGCGACAACGCGCGCGCCGACTGGTATGTGTGGAGCGAGGCCAAGCCCGACGGCAGCCCGCCCAATAACTGGATGTCGGTGTTCGGCGGCTCCGCCTGGCAATGGGACACCCGCCGCCGCCAATATTATCTGCACAATTTCCTGGCCTCCCAGCCGGACCTGAACTTCCACCACCCGGAGGTGCAGGACGCCATGCTGGACGAGGTGCGCTTCTGGCTGGAGCTGGGCGTGGACGGCCTGCGCTTCGACGCCTGCAACTTCCACTTCCACGACACCCAGCTGCGCGACAATCCCCCGGCCCAGATCCGGGACAACGCCACCGTGACGGCGGACAATCCCTACGGCTACCAGGCTCACCGCTACGACAAGTCGCAGCCGCAGAACCTGGACTTCCTCAAGCGGCTGCGCAGCCTGCTGAACGAATACGACGCGGTGGCCCTGGGCGAGATAGGCGACGACGACAGCCTGGCCCGCATGGCGGAATACACCGCCGGCAACGACAAGCTGCACATGGCTTACAGCTTCAACCTGCTGACGCCGGCCTTCTCCGCCGACTACATCCGCCGCCAAGTGCGCGAGCTGGAAGCGCAAATCGGCAGCGGCTGGGCCTGCTGGACCACCGGCAACCACGACGCCATCCGCATGCCCACTCGCTGGGGCCGCAACGCCGGCCACCCGCGCTTCGCGCCGTGCATCCTGGCCATGCTGCTGTCGCTGCGCGGCTCGGCCTGCCTGTACCAGGGCGAGGAGCTGGCGCTGCCCGAGGCAGAGCTGAGCTTCGAGCAGCTGCAAGACCCCTACGGCATCGCCATGTGGCCGGAATTCAAGGGCCGCGACGGCTGCCGCACCCCCATGCCGTGGCGGCATGACCTGGCCGACGGCGGCTTCGGCAGCGAGACGCCGTGGCTGCCCATGCCGGACGCGCACAGGCGGCTGGCGGTGGACGTGCAGGACGCGGATCCGGACTCCTGCCTGGCCTTCTACCGCCGCTTCATCGCCTGGCGGCGCGGCCAGCCGGCGCTCAAGGACGGCGACATCCGCTTCCTGGACGACGACGCCCAGGTGCTGGCATTCACGCGTGACGACACAACGCTGTGCGTGTTCAATTTAAGCCCCGAGCCGCGCGGCTACACGCTGCCGGCGGAGGCGGAAGAACTGGCCGGCTGCCCGCTGACGGGCGCCCGGCGCGATGGCCGCGAACTCACGCTGGAAGGCTGGGGCGGCTGGATGGGCCAATTGGCCTAG